One genomic segment of uncultured Desulfobacter sp. includes these proteins:
- a CDS encoding glycosyltransferase family 4 protein, producing the protein MKTFYKIIHTSSRILWGNREKRILLESLWMKKNGHQVAIIAPGDSSLFKKAKKNGLMVYPISFKALAGIGEYSQLKQIFAGEQPFVVNAHGKGDAKLALKAAQATGVPCRIMSRHNGARVKSTWPNKKLYKTRCHYVFTTSKDSTAHLKQTFSLSDMQIFSIPDGITVPDTAPNNTIKTAIRQKLANILGLKTDARFIGVFGKIDPKSKQQLCKTADQLSPHLPSHHLVITSNPKNQDTMDEKLPPRVHMLPRVKKNNAYYHALDCCIYFPNTQHFYQGVPLEMTRAMACFCPVIGPDTPGIRDILIDNKTGRLFDPRLSESLPKIIRWTLNTPQAVQTQTQAARALVEKHYTIDAMGRNILRIYQLRRIKINRRLQITS; encoded by the coding sequence ATGAAGACATTCTATAAAATCATCCATACATCAAGCCGAATCCTGTGGGGCAACAGGGAAAAACGAATTCTTCTTGAATCATTGTGGATGAAAAAAAACGGCCACCAGGTAGCCATTATTGCACCAGGGGATAGTTCTTTGTTTAAAAAAGCCAAAAAAAACGGATTGATGGTCTATCCAATATCCTTTAAGGCTTTGGCCGGAATCGGTGAGTATAGCCAGCTCAAACAGATCTTTGCCGGGGAACAACCTTTTGTGGTCAATGCCCACGGCAAAGGCGATGCCAAACTTGCTTTAAAGGCAGCCCAGGCCACGGGGGTCCCCTGCCGGATCATGTCCCGCCACAACGGTGCACGGGTTAAAAGCACCTGGCCCAACAAAAAACTCTATAAGACCCGATGCCACTATGTTTTCACCACCTCAAAGGACAGCACAGCGCATCTAAAGCAGACCTTTTCCCTGTCAGACATGCAAATTTTCTCTATTCCAGACGGCATTACAGTGCCTGATACAGCCCCGAATAATACAATAAAAACTGCAATCCGACAGAAGTTGGCAAACATCCTTGGGTTGAAAACAGATGCCAGATTTATTGGTGTTTTCGGTAAAATAGATCCCAAAAGCAAACAACAGCTTTGCAAAACCGCTGACCAACTTAGCCCGCACTTACCTTCTCATCATCTGGTGATTACCAGTAATCCCAAAAACCAAGATACCATGGATGAAAAGCTACCCCCCCGGGTGCATATGCTGCCGCGGGTAAAAAAAAATAATGCCTATTACCATGCCCTGGACTGCTGTATTTATTTTCCCAACACCCAGCATTTTTACCAGGGGGTGCCTTTGGAAATGACAAGGGCCATGGCTTGCTTCTGCCCGGTGATTGGTCCGGATACCCCTGGCATCAGGGATATCCTTATTGATAATAAAACCGGCAGGCTCTTTGATCCAAGGCTGTCTGAATCTCTGCCGAAAATCATCAGGTGGACTCTGAATACCCCCCAGGCTGTCCAGACTCAAACCCAGGCGGCCCGTGCTTTGGTTGAAAAACATTACACAATAGATGCCATGGGCAGAAACATCTTGCGTATTTACCAGTTGCGCCGAATAAAAATTAATCGAAGACTTCAAATAACCTCTTAA
- a CDS encoding iron-containing alcohol dehydrogenase family protein — protein sequence MFRNFKLVPKILFGRGCFAQLDEVVADRRKSGEDWAVFVVDDVFKDKNLEKRIPLHENDFLLWVNVADEPKTGYVDKLTLEAKHFKSSLPCAVIGIGGGSAMDLAKSISLMLTNEGSSTEYQGWDLIKNPAVWHAAVPTLSGTGAEVSRTAVLTGPEKKLGLNSDYTVFDQVVLDPELTADVPKDQHFYTGMDCYIHCIESLQGTYINEFSKAYGEKSLDLCRQVFVDNHPDSADKLMMASFFGGMSIAYSQVGACHALSYGLSYVLGTHHGVGCCITFDTLDEYYPDGVKEFRAIMEKTGVDIPRGLTKDLTGDQMETMITVALGLDPLWENCLGKDWKSIMTRDKARSLFEKM from the coding sequence ATGTTCAGAAATTTTAAGCTGGTTCCCAAAATTCTTTTCGGCCGGGGCTGTTTTGCCCAGCTTGACGAGGTGGTGGCCGACCGGCGCAAGTCCGGTGAAGACTGGGCTGTTTTTGTTGTGGATGACGTATTTAAAGACAAAAATCTTGAAAAACGTATCCCCTTGCATGAAAATGATTTTCTTTTGTGGGTCAATGTAGCGGATGAGCCGAAAACAGGCTATGTGGATAAACTCACCCTGGAAGCAAAACATTTCAAATCTTCCCTTCCCTGCGCAGTCATCGGCATTGGGGGCGGTTCCGCCATGGACCTTGCCAAATCCATCTCGTTGATGCTCACCAATGAAGGATCATCCACCGAGTACCAGGGCTGGGATTTAATCAAGAATCCGGCGGTTTGGCATGCAGCCGTACCTACCCTGTCCGGCACAGGAGCCGAAGTCTCCCGCACAGCCGTTCTCACCGGGCCCGAAAAAAAACTGGGACTGAACTCCGATTATACGGTGTTTGACCAGGTGGTCCTGGACCCGGAACTGACCGCGGACGTACCCAAGGACCAGCATTTCTATACCGGTATGGACTGCTACATCCACTGCATTGAATCTTTGCAGGGTACCTATATCAATGAATTTTCCAAAGCCTATGGGGAAAAATCATTGGATCTTTGCCGCCAGGTGTTTGTGGATAACCACCCGGATTCGGCTGACAAGCTGATGATGGCCTCCTTTTTCGGCGGCATGAGCATTGCTTACTCCCAGGTGGGTGCCTGCCATGCCCTGTCCTATGGCTTGTCCTATGTGCTTGGCACCCATCACGGAGTAGGCTGCTGCATCACCTTTGACACCCTGGATGAATACTATCCAGACGGGGTAAAAGAATTTCGGGCCATTATGGAAAAAACAGGGGTGGATATTCCCAGAGGTCTGACAAAAGACCTTACCGGGGATCAAATGGAAACCATGATCACTGTAGCCCTGGGCCTGGACCCTTTGTGGGAGAACTGCCTGGGTAAGGACTGGAAAAGCATCATGACCCGTGACAAGGCGCGCAGCCTTTTTGAAAAGATGTAG
- the waaC gene encoding lipopolysaccharide heptosyltransferase I, whose product MKILIVKMSAIGDVIHTFPALNALRDYFPDARITWLVEEAAADLVIGHPSVDNVIVSKRKRWMKSLFSSSFPSAFMKILSFIRTLRETEYDMIIDFQGLLKSGVMVMLARGKKKIGFDKGMEHAECSHLFYNLRIPPVNMEIHALKRGLMMVQSFGVKADKVEYRLPVTPEDRRAVYALLQKNGITSKEKIICINPQATWETKLWDNEKFADLSDRIQEQYGARIIFTGGPEDRPVIDAIISMTNRSCVNLAGLTTLKMLAALYEQADVLVTTDTGPMHLGAAVGTRVVAIFGSTAPWRTGPYGPNHVVVRSGTRCSPCFKKECEHKKCMHDISVNQVMSAVKKQMGLMP is encoded by the coding sequence ATGAAGATCCTGATCGTAAAAATGAGTGCCATAGGCGATGTTATCCACACATTTCCTGCATTGAATGCCCTCAGAGATTATTTTCCGGATGCCCGTATCACCTGGCTTGTGGAAGAGGCTGCGGCGGATCTTGTTATCGGGCATCCGTCTGTTGATAATGTCATTGTATCAAAGCGTAAGCGCTGGATGAAGTCTCTTTTTTCTTCTTCTTTTCCAAGTGCCTTTATGAAAATTTTATCATTTATCCGAACGCTTAGGGAAACTGAATATGATATGATTATTGATTTTCAGGGCTTGCTTAAAAGCGGTGTTATGGTCATGCTTGCCCGGGGAAAGAAAAAGATCGGGTTTGATAAAGGTATGGAACATGCCGAATGCAGTCATCTTTTCTATAACCTTCGAATTCCGCCGGTAAACATGGAGATCCATGCCTTGAAAAGAGGTCTGATGATGGTTCAATCCTTTGGCGTTAAGGCGGATAAGGTTGAATATAGACTGCCGGTTACCCCAGAGGATCGGCGTGCAGTCTATGCGCTGCTCCAAAAAAATGGTATCACCTCCAAAGAAAAAATCATTTGTATCAATCCACAGGCAACCTGGGAAACCAAATTGTGGGACAATGAAAAATTTGCAGATTTGAGCGACCGGATACAGGAACAATACGGTGCCCGGATTATATTCACAGGGGGGCCTGAGGACAGGCCGGTAATTGATGCCATCATATCCATGACAAATAGATCCTGTGTCAATCTGGCCGGTTTGACCACCCTGAAAATGCTGGCGGCTTTGTATGAACAGGCAGATGTCCTTGTCACAACAGATACCGGCCCCATGCATCTTGGAGCAGCTGTCGGCACACGGGTGGTTGCCATTTTCGGATCTACCGCACCGTGGCGGACCGGGCCGTATGGCCCAAATCATGTGGTGGTGCGTTCAGGCACAAGATGCTCCCCCTGCTTTAAAAAAGAATGTGAGCATAAAAAATGCATGCATGACATCTCCGTGAATCAAGTGATGTCTGCAGTAAAAAAACAGATGGGATTAATGCCATGA
- a CDS encoding radical SAM protein, whose amino-acid sequence MADDKQTHTYQGYEQGPICPINDAYSLLLRLTRNCSWNRCSFCPVYKKQKFSIRSVEDIIKDIDLVRTYIDRLLQENALPIAFDQERIHSIYTGFEIRDRVAFNNAVKWCAAGMTSIFLQDASPLVMKPKDLLFILKHIKNCFPQTETIATYARSSTILKLPDGTLEQLHKLGLNRIHVGVESGSNLVLNRMRKGVDRFGHIEAGKRIRQAGIELYAYVIPGLGGVDLSIEHALETAEALNVINPDVINIRTLGLSPSTELAHWQARGMFEKPGDAMIATEVRLMLETLDNIQSRIKSDHILNLFETVTGKMPHDKEKMIRIIDRFFELDPKDRILYQIGRRMGFFKGLGDMDTSSKMDQVRLACENYGVTPKNVDQILDRLMMRFV is encoded by the coding sequence ATGGCAGACGATAAACAGACACATACATACCAGGGATATGAACAGGGACCCATTTGTCCGATTAATGATGCATACAGCCTGCTGTTGCGTCTGACCCGGAACTGTTCGTGGAATCGCTGTTCCTTTTGTCCGGTATATAAAAAACAGAAATTTTCCATACGCTCTGTGGAAGATATTATTAAAGATATTGACCTGGTTCGTACATACATTGACAGACTGCTTCAGGAAAATGCCCTGCCCATTGCCTTTGACCAGGAACGGATTCATTCCATTTATACCGGTTTTGAGATCCGGGACCGGGTTGCATTCAACAACGCCGTCAAGTGGTGTGCCGCAGGTATGACTTCCATTTTTCTCCAGGATGCCAGTCCCCTGGTTATGAAGCCCAAGGACCTGCTTTTTATTCTCAAGCATATCAAGAACTGTTTTCCTCAAACCGAAACCATTGCCACCTATGCCAGAAGCAGCACCATCCTTAAATTGCCCGACGGCACCCTGGAACAGTTGCATAAATTGGGTCTTAACCGAATTCATGTGGGGGTTGAAAGCGGATCTAATTTAGTGCTTAACCGTATGCGCAAAGGGGTAGACCGATTTGGCCACATAGAGGCGGGTAAACGAATCCGGCAGGCAGGCATTGAGTTGTATGCGTATGTAATACCGGGGTTAGGTGGTGTTGACCTGTCCATTGAGCATGCCCTTGAGACCGCTGAAGCCCTGAATGTAATTAATCCGGATGTTATCAATATTCGGACCCTTGGCCTTTCCCCTTCCACGGAGCTTGCCCACTGGCAGGCTCGGGGCATGTTTGAAAAACCGGGTGATGCCATGATTGCCACGGAAGTGCGCCTGATGCTTGAGACCCTGGATAATATCCAGTCCCGTATAAAAAGTGATCATATTCTGAATCTGTTTGAAACTGTTACCGGTAAGATGCCCCATGACAAGGAGAAAATGATCAGGATTATTGACCGTTTTTTTGAGCTGGACCCCAAAGATCGCATCCTTTATCAGATCGGTCGACGCATGGGTTTTTTCAAAGGGCTTGGAGACATGGATACAAGCTCCAAGATGGACCAGGTGCGACTCGCCTGTGAAAATTACGGGGTCACCCCGAAAAACGTGGATCAGATACTTGACCGGTTAATGATGCGGTTTGTCTGA
- a CDS encoding DUF6492 family protein, with amino-acid sequence MAQSVQMFNRDAISLYISVPSSELDFFKENFKDLSCRFLTDEEILENCIKVHGPFPRLFPNYLMQQLVKLEFWRLKKCEHYLWIDSDAYFLRPFYTKDFFYDENTPLLVMHKAKDLRAFSKKHDPRIAEKLDNRIEKIQQLFGRKGEAFYFGDPPLVWSSSVLEALFTEFLEPKGMTIYELLYSYPCEMQLYGEFLLASGNYKFVPTEPFFKIFHYAEQFFEAQRQGESEFSLARTHMGVLIQSNWTDFKEKKKNDMARFKKFLREQQRKLGLMGSQKF; translated from the coding sequence ATGGCTCAAAGTGTTCAGATGTTCAACCGTGACGCCATCTCCCTGTACATCAGTGTGCCGTCATCTGAACTGGATTTCTTCAAGGAGAATTTCAAAGATCTGTCCTGCCGTTTTTTAACCGATGAAGAAATATTAGAGAATTGCATCAAAGTTCATGGGCCATTTCCCAGACTTTTCCCAAATTATCTAATGCAGCAGCTTGTAAAACTTGAATTCTGGCGGCTGAAAAAATGCGAGCATTATTTATGGATTGATTCGGACGCATATTTTTTAAGGCCGTTTTATACAAAAGATTTTTTCTATGATGAAAACACCCCTTTGCTTGTAATGCATAAAGCTAAAGACTTAAGAGCCTTTTCAAAAAAACACGATCCCAGGATAGCCGAAAAATTAGATAACCGTATTGAAAAAATACAGCAGTTATTTGGAAGAAAAGGTGAAGCCTTCTATTTTGGAGACCCGCCCCTTGTCTGGAGCAGCTCCGTCCTTGAGGCCCTGTTCACTGAATTCCTGGAACCAAAGGGGATGACCATCTATGAACTCCTTTATTCATACCCTTGTGAAATGCAGCTCTACGGTGAATTTCTCCTGGCATCCGGCAACTACAAATTTGTCCCCACTGAACCATTCTTTAAAATTTTTCACTATGCAGAACAATTTTTTGAAGCCCAGAGACAGGGAGAATCTGAGTTTAGCCTTGCAAGGACACATATGGGTGTCCTGATACAGTCCAACTGGACCGATTTCAAAGAAAAGAAAAAGAACGATATGGCAAGATTTAAAAAATTCTTAAGAGAACAGCAGAGAAAACTTGGGTTAATGGGATCTCAAAAATTTTAA
- the kdsB gene encoding 3-deoxy-manno-octulosonate cytidylyltransferase, with the protein MPIAVIPARFGSSRLGGKPLVNIAGKPMIQRVFEQSQKSSVVTKTIVATDDDRIVKAVEAFGGDAVMTSDTCRSGTDRVAETAKMLDAADEDIIINIQGDQPVFDPKSLDDLIRPFKENPGLAMSTLAYKIKDPREITDPKDVKVVFNRQGFAMYFSRAQIPFPRDGQTDVDYYKHLGFYAYTKAFLDQIVTLDSGTCEQVEKLEQLRVLEYGYPIKVAVTQYDSPEIDLPEDIERVEAGLRKNC; encoded by the coding sequence ATGCCGATTGCAGTGATCCCCGCACGCTTCGGTTCCAGTCGGCTTGGCGGCAAGCCGTTGGTTAATATTGCAGGCAAGCCCATGATCCAGAGGGTGTTTGAGCAATCCCAAAAATCATCCGTGGTGACAAAAACCATTGTTGCCACGGATGACGACCGTATTGTCAAAGCCGTGGAAGCATTTGGCGGAGACGCTGTAATGACTTCGGATACCTGCCGGTCAGGTACGGACCGGGTGGCTGAAACTGCTAAGATGCTTGATGCGGCTGACGAAGATATTATCATCAATATCCAGGGGGATCAGCCTGTGTTTGATCCCAAAAGCCTTGATGATTTGATCCGGCCCTTCAAGGAAAATCCCGGCCTTGCCATGTCCACCCTGGCATATAAGATCAAAGACCCCCGGGAGATTACAGACCCCAAGGACGTAAAGGTCGTGTTCAACCGCCAGGGCTTTGCCATGTATTTTTCCCGGGCCCAGATTCCCTTTCCCCGGGACGGCCAGACCGATGTAGACTATTATAAGCATTTAGGATTTTACGCTTACACCAAAGCCTTTCTGGACCAAATTGTCACCCTTGACAGCGGTACCTGCGAACAGGTGGAGAAACTGGAGCAACTTCGGGTGCTGGAATACGGATACCCCATTAAGGTTGCTGTCACCCAATATGATTCACCTGAGATTGATCTGCCCGAAGATATTGAACGCGTTGAAGCAGGCCTGCGTAAAAACTGCTGA
- a CDS encoding lysophospholipid acyltransferase family protein, translating into MKLLTHALGRLPVWAADFCSNLLGLLWFRIDKRHRTVTLENLTHCFGNEMGPEQIEIMGKQVFKNIAAIIFEVAWGQKFSKEAFLSHFTIKGREHIRAAHAKGKGVLALTCHMGNFEMLTPAIDQAGFKGYVIYRSLDFKPLDRLIQKIRRRFGLTVIPTKGAFKQIEAALSQGGIVATLLDTNVSWHKGVFVNFFGRPACTNQGLAMLALKSGAPVVPLYTVRKDRKFTIQFLPEIPTVETDDPIKNLEINTENYSKFIESVVRKYPDQYFWIHNRWKTKNFCPWPRDLKINDKN; encoded by the coding sequence TTGAAACTTCTGACACATGCTTTGGGCAGACTGCCTGTATGGGCTGCCGATTTTTGTTCAAATCTTTTGGGGCTGCTTTGGTTCAGGATTGATAAACGCCACCGGACGGTTACCCTGGAAAATCTGACCCATTGCTTTGGCAATGAAATGGGGCCTGAACAAATTGAAATCATGGGCAAACAGGTTTTTAAAAATATAGCAGCCATAATTTTCGAGGTGGCCTGGGGTCAAAAATTCTCCAAGGAGGCATTTTTATCCCATTTTACCATTAAGGGGCGTGAACATATCCGGGCGGCCCATGCCAAGGGCAAAGGTGTCCTTGCGTTAACCTGCCATATGGGCAATTTTGAAATGCTGACGCCGGCCATTGATCAGGCCGGATTCAAGGGATATGTTATCTACAGATCCCTGGACTTTAAACCTCTGGACCGGCTGATCCAAAAAATTCGCCGGCGGTTCGGGTTAACCGTAATTCCGACCAAAGGGGCTTTTAAGCAAATCGAGGCGGCATTGTCCCAAGGCGGCATAGTGGCCACGCTGCTGGACACGAATGTAAGCTGGCATAAGGGCGTTTTTGTGAATTTTTTCGGCCGGCCGGCCTGTACCAACCAAGGCCTTGCCATGCTGGCATTGAAGAGTGGGGCACCCGTAGTTCCCCTGTATACGGTTCGCAAGGATAGAAAATTCACCATTCAATTTCTACCGGAAATTCCGACAGTAGAAACCGATGACCCGATAAAAAATCTTGAAATCAATACTGAAAATTACAGTAAGTTCATTGAATCCGTGGTCAGAAAATATCCAGACCAATATTTTTGGATTCATAACCGATGGAAAACAAAAAATTTCTGCCCTTGGCCAAGGGATCTTAAAATAAATGACAAAAATTAA
- the waaF gene encoding lipopolysaccharide heptosyltransferase II, which yields MTTPVIRAVRKNFPKAEISILVKPWVAPVFHNNPFVDRVLIYDDGGRHKKGWGTIRLAKDLRQYNFDLTVLMQNAFEAALIAFLAGIPERLGYNTDARALLLNRCIKLDPGLKRVHLIDYYRGILKGGGLYDDGGTLDLFINESERREAEQTLQDNGVDILKPVIAINPGATGGTAKRWFPNRFAELSAKLAEHFGVKALIFGGPGDNALGEEISGLSGNICVNLAGKTNLAQAFALIERCSLFITNDSGLMHAAAALGINQVAVIGSTNHITTPPSNTNSRIVRVPVPCSPCMKPECRYEHHQCMDKISVDMVFNEAVAMLESSNP from the coding sequence ATGACCACCCCCGTGATAAGAGCTGTCAGGAAAAATTTCCCGAAAGCTGAAATTTCGATACTTGTGAAACCGTGGGTGGCACCTGTTTTTCACAACAACCCCTTTGTCGACAGGGTGCTGATTTATGATGACGGTGGCCGCCACAAAAAGGGCTGGGGTACGATACGGCTTGCAAAAGATTTACGGCAGTATAATTTTGACCTTACAGTGTTAATGCAAAATGCGTTTGAGGCTGCATTGATAGCCTTTCTTGCAGGAATTCCGGAGCGGCTCGGATATAATACCGACGCAAGGGCGTTGCTGCTTAACCGGTGTATAAAACTCGACCCCGGGCTCAAAAGGGTTCATCTTATTGATTATTATAGGGGAATCCTTAAAGGCGGGGGATTGTACGACGATGGTGGAACCCTTGACCTTTTTATCAATGAGAGCGAAAGACGGGAAGCTGAACAAACACTTCAGGATAATGGTGTTGATATTTTAAAACCTGTTATTGCAATTAATCCAGGAGCCACCGGAGGGACAGCAAAACGATGGTTTCCCAATCGTTTTGCCGAACTTTCAGCAAAACTTGCCGAACATTTTGGTGTTAAGGCGCTGATATTCGGCGGCCCCGGCGATAATGCCCTTGGAGAGGAAATTTCTGGATTATCGGGAAATATTTGTGTTAACCTCGCGGGAAAAACAAACCTTGCCCAAGCCTTTGCTCTTATTGAACGGTGTTCTCTCTTTATTACCAACGATTCCGGTTTGATGCATGCGGCAGCGGCGCTTGGCATAAACCAGGTCGCCGTAATCGGCTCCACCAACCATATTACAACACCGCCGTCCAACACCAACAGCCGTATCGTCAGGGTGCCCGTCCCCTGCAGTCCCTGCATGAAACCAGAGTGCCGGTACGAACATCATCAATGCATGGATAAAATTTCCGTTGATATGGTTTTCAATGAGGCTGTTGCCATGTTGGAAAGTTCAAACCCATGA
- a CDS encoding glycosyltransferase family 2 protein, whose translation MNISVIVTTFNRPDSLEKVLEGLLNQTRLPREIIVADDGSSEETSRLVNEIALSSPNCPVRHVWHEDLGFRAAEIRNKAILKSSGDYIVSLDGDCIPERHFIQDHLQLAKPGFFFQGKRVLMEKALQGSFNFAHTRKPLWLIANALKGQLSNAHHLVRFPFVPAVTTNKMSGIRSCNMGFFKKDLFAVNGFNQAFQGWGREDSELVVRLYNYGIKRREHPFMAVCFHLWHEENDRSNLEKNDQLLKAVMDSGNYRCINGLVDDKIVEKTNN comes from the coding sequence ATGAACATATCTGTCATTGTCACCACCTTTAACCGGCCGGACAGTCTGGAGAAGGTCCTTGAAGGTTTGTTGAACCAAACCCGATTGCCCCGGGAGATTATTGTTGCAGACGACGGTTCCTCGGAAGAGACCTCACGTCTTGTTAATGAAATTGCCCTGTCATCTCCAAATTGTCCTGTACGGCACGTCTGGCATGAGGACCTTGGTTTTCGTGCGGCCGAGATAAGAAATAAGGCAATTTTGAAATCTTCGGGAGACTATATCGTATCCCTTGACGGAGATTGTATTCCTGAGCGGCATTTTATTCAAGATCATCTCCAGCTCGCTAAGCCCGGATTTTTTTTTCAGGGGAAGCGGGTGCTTATGGAAAAGGCGCTTCAAGGCTCGTTTAATTTTGCCCATACTCGGAAACCACTATGGCTTATTGCCAACGCCCTTAAAGGACAGCTCTCCAACGCCCATCATCTGGTCAGATTCCCTTTTGTACCGGCGGTAACAACCAATAAAATGTCAGGTATCCGAAGTTGTAATATGGGATTTTTCAAGAAAGATCTTTTTGCAGTTAACGGATTTAATCAGGCGTTTCAGGGCTGGGGCAGGGAAGATTCAGAACTTGTGGTAAGACTCTATAACTACGGCATAAAACGCAGGGAACATCCCTTTATGGCTGTTTGTTTTCATCTTTGGCATGAAGAAAATGACCGAAGCAACCTTGAAAAAAACGACCAACTTTTAAAAGCAGTCATGGACTCTGGAAACTATCGGTGTATCAACGGACTTGTTGATGATAAAATTGTGGAAAAAACAAATAATTAA
- a CDS encoding DegT/DnrJ/EryC1/StrS family aminotransferase — protein sequence MPGFELFSDEERKQVNDVLETGVLFRYGFEGARNGHFKALEFEKKLAQITGAGFSHLCSSGTAALCTALAACGIGAGDEVIVPPFTFVATFEAVIQAGAIPVFADIDQTLCLDPDRLEAAVTPRTKAVVPVHMCGAMARIDEIKAFCDKKGLMLLEDACQSLGGSFKGKHLGTFGNAGCFSFDSVKTVTCGEGGGIITNDEDIYTRCRQYADHGHDHLGGPDRGADDHPIMGTNYRISELNAAVGLAQLGKLDRIVEIQKKNKAAIKDAMKNIEGVTFRELPDPDGDSATFLNFFMPTQDQAEQAAKKLAENGAPCAYWYNNNWHYYKKWHHLKEMKRAARLPFELSADLPDYAGLVLEQSDDIMKRTLSMQIMLSWTADDMDKRIQAVLNALK from the coding sequence ATGCCTGGCTTTGAATTATTTTCAGATGAGGAACGTAAACAAGTCAATGATGTACTGGAAACAGGCGTTTTATTCAGGTACGGATTTGAAGGGGCCAGAAACGGCCATTTTAAAGCCCTGGAATTTGAAAAAAAATTGGCCCAAATAACAGGTGCCGGGTTCAGCCATCTGTGTTCCAGCGGAACAGCGGCCCTTTGCACGGCCCTTGCGGCCTGCGGCATCGGGGCTGGGGACGAGGTCATTGTACCGCCGTTTACCTTTGTGGCCACATTTGAAGCTGTGATCCAGGCAGGCGCAATCCCTGTGTTTGCGGATATTGACCAGACCCTGTGCCTGGACCCGGACCGCCTGGAAGCGGCAGTAACGCCGCGGACAAAGGCTGTGGTGCCGGTGCACATGTGCGGAGCCATGGCAAGAATTGATGAGATCAAAGCCTTTTGCGACAAAAAGGGCCTAATGCTTTTGGAAGATGCTTGCCAGTCTTTGGGCGGAAGTTTCAAGGGTAAACATTTAGGTACATTCGGCAACGCCGGGTGTTTCTCTTTTGACTCGGTGAAAACCGTAACCTGTGGTGAAGGCGGCGGCATTATCACAAATGACGAAGATATTTACACCCGGTGCCGGCAGTATGCCGACCATGGCCATGACCACTTAGGCGGGCCGGACCGGGGTGCGGATGACCATCCCATCATGGGCACAAACTACAGGATATCCGAACTGAATGCCGCTGTCGGGCTTGCCCAATTAGGCAAACTTGACCGTATCGTTGAGATTCAGAAAAAAAATAAAGCCGCCATCAAAGATGCCATGAAAAATATTGAAGGCGTTACCTTCCGCGAACTTCCCGACCCGGACGGGGATTCCGCCACCTTCTTGAACTTTTTTATGCCCACGCAAGACCAAGCCGAACAGGCAGCAAAAAAGCTTGCGGAAAACGGGGCACCTTGTGCCTACTGGTATAACAACAACTGGCATTATTATAAAAAATGGCATCACCTCAAGGAAATGAAACGCGCTGCCAGACTTCCTTTTGAGTTGAGTGCCGACCTGCCGGACTATGCCGGCCTTGTCCTGGAACAAAGTGACGATATCATGAAGCGGACGCTATCCATGCAGATCATGCTTTCCTGGACCGCAGATGATATGGACAAACGTATACAAGCAGTATTGAACGCCTTAAAGTAA